Genomic segment of Gemmatimonadaceae bacterium:
TAACAACTACCGGCAGACGGGCGGTGGCGGATACGCAATGCTCAGCGGTGCTCCGGTTGTCTACGACAAACAGCAGGAAATCCGCCAGCTGCTGATAGACCAGGTGCAGACCCGACGAACCATCCGCCCCGAGGATTTCTTCACGCAGAACTGGAGGCTTGTGTATCCCGGTAGTGCGAGTGGCGCGGCGCCATCGGGCGGTACCGCCGGCGACGTGGATCGATCCACTCCGCTCGCTCCCGGCACGCCCCGTCTTCGCATCATCGCGACGAACGACTTTCACGGGGCGCTCGAGCCGCGAGCTGACGCGGGCGGCGTGATGCGCGGCGGTGCGGCATATGTCGCGGCGATGATCGAAGCGGCGCGAAAAGAATGCGCTCCCAGCTGCCAGACGCTGCTCCTCGACGGTGGCGACATGTTCCAGGGGACGCCCGCGTCCAACCTCGCGTTCGGCCGTCCGGTCGTCGATTACTACAACAGGATGGGCTACGTCGCCGCCGCGCTCGGCAACCACGAATTCGACTGGGGCACCGATACTCTGCGGGCGCGCATGCGCGATGCGAGGTACGCGATACTGGGCGCGAACGTGAGATACACCGACGGACGCGATGTGCCGTGGATTCCCGACGACACACTGGTGACGCTCGGCGGCACGAAAGTCGGAGTGGTCGGTTTTGCGACAGTGCTGACACCGACCACGACACGCGCCGCGAACGTCACAGGGTTGCGATTCGACGATCCGGCGCCAATAGTCAGTACCCGCGTGCGAACACTTCGCGAGCGCGGAGCGGACATCATTGTCGTCGTTGCTCATGCCGGCGCGTTCTGCAATAGCACGGGTACAGGCGGCTGCGAGGGCGAGATAATCGAATTCGCGCGCAAGCTGACCGAGCGGGTAGACGCGATCGTAAGCGGTCATACACACAGCCTCGTGGATCATGCCGTAAACGGAATCCCGGTCGTTCAGGCGCGGTCGAGCGGACGCGCGATTGCCGTGATCGACATTCCGCTGGCCAACGGTAAGCCGGCCACGGGCGCGTATGGGGAGGTGCGCGATGTTGTGGTGTCCGCTGTCTCTCCGGACCCGCGGATCGCAGCGCTCGTCAAGGATGCTACCGACCGTGTAGCCCCGTTCGTGAACCGCAGGGTGGCGGAGATCGCGACAGCGCTCGGGCGCGAGGGGGCCCAGTATCCGCTCGGGAATCTGATTGCCGATGCGCAACGGTGGGCAGGCAAGGGTGACGTAGCGATCATGAACAACGGAGGCATTCGGGCAAGCCTGCGCGCAGGAACAGCGACGTATGGATCGCTGTTCGAGGTGCAGCCATTCGGGAATGTGCTCTATAGCCTGAAAATGACGGGCTCTCAGCTGAAGGAATATCTGGAGCGGCTCGTCAACCGCGACGAGCTGAGAGCGCACGTGAGCGGAGTCACGATCGGATACAATCCCGAGCTGCCGCGGGGACAAAGGATCGTGACACTGAGACTTCCAGCGGGCCGGACGCTTGCCGAAGGTGCCGTTTACAACGTCATCGTGAATGACTTTCTCGCGACAGGCGGCGACAACCTCGGTCCGCCTGCCGGCACGCGTGTGACTCCGCTCAACGTCTCCGACCTCGACGCGCTCGTCGGCTACCTGAAAAGACTGCCTTCGCCTGTTCGCGCTCCGGCCGACGCGCGGATCTTCATCACTCAGTGAGCGACGGCGGCGCGACCTACCGTGTCTACGTGGATTCGCGCCCTGTTGACGTTCCGGTGTCGGCGACGGTGCTCGACGCCGTCGAATCGGCGGACCCCGCGCTTGCGGAGGCGGTGAGAAGCGGAAGCAAGGCAGTGACTGACAGCCGCGGACTCCCGATTGCGTCGGATGCACCGCTTCACGGTGGAGCGATTCTGCGCGTCGTTGCGGTGCGGCAGCGCGAAGCATGACGCGGTCCGGCAGGGTACAGGTTGATTTGAGACCAGAGGGTTCTTTGGGATCCTATTGCCAGTTTTTGCATTCAGTCCGTTGCTGACCCAGACGCTCAATTGAGCTTTATGCAAAAACTGGCAATGAGATCCCAAAGAACCCTCTGGTCTCAAATCAACCTGTACCGCTACACGCGGTCGCGAGCTTTTGCTTTAGGCGACGATTCGATAGAATCGTGGATGCTGACCTCCGATAAACTCCGCCGCCTTCCAAAAGCGGAGCTGCACTGCCATCTCGACGGATCGGTGCGACCGGCAACGCTGATCGAGCTTGGACGCGAATACGGTGTCCCACTGCCGTGCGCCAGTGCCGACGAGCTGCGCGATTACATGCTCGTCGACGACGCCGAGACGCTCGAAGACTACCTCGCGCGGTTCGAAGTCACGATCTCTGTTCTTCAGACGGCCGAGGCAATCGAGCGGGTGGCCTACGAGCTCGGTGAGGATGCCGCAAAAGACGGAGTACGATACATCGAGGTCCGCAACGCCCCGATTCTCAACTCGAGAAAAACGCTGTCCACGGCCGAAGCTCTGGAGGCACAGCTCCGTGGACTCGCGCGAGCGGAAGCGGATTTTGGAATCGTCGCGCGGTCGATCGTCATATCCATCAGGCAGCTTTCACCGATGGTGTCGCTCGAGCTGGCTCGCCTCGCCGTCGCCTATCGCGACCGCGGAGTTGTCGCGTTCGATCTGGCCGGCGGCGAGCTGGGATTTCCGGCCGCCGCGCACGCGATGGCCTTTGCGTATGCGCGGGAGAACAATCTCGCGATAACTGTGCACGCCGGCGAAGGAGACGGTGCCGCATCCGTTCGACAGGCGGTGCATACGTGCTGCGCCAACAGGCTGGGTCACGCGACACGCCTGATCGAAGACCCCGATCTCATGCAGTACGTAAATGACCGACGCATCGGGCTTGAGATCTGCCTGACGAGCAACGTGCATACAGGTGTTGCAGCATCTTATGAGGTGCACCCGTTACGGGCATATTTCGATCGCGGCATGAACGTGACGCTCAACACCGACAACAGACTGATGAGCGGAACAACCCTTACGGACGAGTACCTCTACGCCGCGAAGTATCTCGATTTCACGTTCGATGAGTTATGCACTCTTTCGCTGAACGGCTTCGAGAGCGCGTTTCTTCCCTGGGAACAACGGATCGTGCTGCTCGAGCAAGTCTCGAGTGAGCTTGTGGCGCTTGCCGACCGCGACCAATGAACGGCGACTTCTCGGTCGCTGGCGCAAAACGAACTGCCGACGCGATCCGTGAGAGAATCGGCGCCGCCGAGCCGGAGATCGCGATCATTCTCGGGTCGGGGCTGGGCGGTCTGGCGGACGAGATCGAGAACGCCGCACGGGTCCCGTTTTCGGACATACCAGGGTTTCCCGAGCCGACCGTTCTGGGACACGCGGGTGCGCTCGTCGCCGGGCGTCTCGGCGGGCGGGCGGTGATTGCCCTCGCCGGTCGCTTCCACATGTACGAGGGACATCCGGTGTCGCTGGCCGGCTTTCCCGTGAGAGTGATGCACGCTCTCGGCGCGAAAACTCTCTTTGTGTCGAACGCGGCGGGCGCAATTCGCCGCGATCTCGTTCCCGGTGACCTGATGATCATTGAAGATCACCTCAATCTCACGTTCGCCAATCCGCTCACAGGCCCTGTCCAGGAGGGCGAGGAGCGGTTTCCGGACATGAGTGAGCCGTACGATGCCCGCCTGCGCGCGGCGCTGAGAGCAGCGGCCGACAAGCTTGGCGTCGCATTGAAGGAAGGGGTATACGCATGTCTGCCGGGGCCTTCCTTCGAGACACGCGCCGAGGTGCGCATGCTCGAGCGGCTTGGCGCTGACGCCGTGGGAATGTCGACGGTGCCCGAAGTGATTGTGGCACGCGCCAACGGGATGCGTGTGGCGGGCGTGAGCTGCATCACCAATGCTGCTTCGGGCACCAGCGAGTTTCCCGTGCTTCACGCGGACGTGCTCGACGTCACGGCGCGTTCGGCGACAACCTTTCAGTCGCTTGTCCGCTCGTTCGTCACCGATTTGCCGCGAGCGAAATGATTGAGCGGGCCATGCCCGCTGCCGAGTTGCGGTGCTGACTCAATCGCCGCGTGGACGTAATCGACAGCCGCTCTCACTGAATCGC
This window contains:
- the add gene encoding adenosine deaminase translates to MLTSDKLRRLPKAELHCHLDGSVRPATLIELGREYGVPLPCASADELRDYMLVDDAETLEDYLARFEVTISVLQTAEAIERVAYELGEDAAKDGVRYIEVRNAPILNSRKTLSTAEALEAQLRGLARAEADFGIVARSIVISIRQLSPMVSLELARLAVAYRDRGVVAFDLAGGELGFPAAAHAMAFAYARENNLAITVHAGEGDGAASVRQAVHTCCANRLGHATRLIEDPDLMQYVNDRRIGLEICLTSNVHTGVAASYEVHPLRAYFDRGMNVTLNTDNRLMSGTTLTDEYLYAAKYLDFTFDELCTLSLNGFESAFLPWEQRIVLLEQVSSELVALADRDQ
- a CDS encoding 5'-nucleotidase C-terminal domain-containing protein; this encodes MLRPPGASAAALLGAFAIVSCTTAAPPRLGPETGDTRDIVVVSTTDVHGRVRGWDYYADSAESLRGLTRAATIVDSVRAANPGSVILLDAGDMLQGNPLAYVAARVAPERPSPIVSAMNVMRYDAAAIGNHEYNYGVPYLQRAVREARFPFLSANTYRPDGTHAFRPWTIVERRDVRVGIIGATTPGVMIWDAENVRGRVRLGDIVPAVRSAVREVKAAGAHVVVVTIHSGLAGPSSYDTVATGVPSENVSARIAREIPGIDLVVFGHSHRETPELRIGTTLLVQPKNWATSVGIAHLNVVPSGAGWRVARSRSTVVQAARHAEHASVAAVTAESHRRTVAYANTAIGSTPVAWRGDSARLRDTPLIDFILETQRNAAGADLASTAAFTLDASLDAGPVTVAELARLYPYDNTLRAVKISGKQLRDYLEFSSRYYASVEQGPTGSRPVVDPAIPGDNFDIVAGADYTIDLTRPVGSRITALTVKGRRVAERDSFTLALNNYRQTGGGGYAMLSGAPVVYDKQQEIRQLLIDQVQTRRTIRPEDFFTQNWRLVYPGSASGAAPSGGTAGDVDRSTPLAPGTPRLRIIATNDFHGALEPRADAGGVMRGGAAYVAAMIEAARKECAPSCQTLLLDGGDMFQGTPASNLAFGRPVVDYYNRMGYVAAALGNHEFDWGTDTLRARMRDARYAILGANVRYTDGRDVPWIPDDTLVTLGGTKVGVVGFATVLTPTTTRAANVTGLRFDDPAPIVSTRVRTLRERGADIIVVVAHAGAFCNSTGTGGCEGEIIEFARKLTERVDAIVSGHTHSLVDHAVNGIPVVQARSSGRAIAVIDIPLANGKPATGAYGEVRDVVVSAVSPDPRIAALVKDATDRVAPFVNRRVAEIATALGREGAQYPLGNLIADAQRWAGKGDVAIMNNGGIRASLRAGTATYGSLFEVQPFGNVLYSLKMTGSQLKEYLERLVNRDELRAHVSGVTIGYNPELPRGQRIVTLRLPAGRTLAEGAVYNVIVNDFLATGGDNLGPPAGTRVTPLNVSDLDALVGYLKRLPSPVRAPADARIFITQ
- a CDS encoding purine-nucleoside phosphorylase, whose translation is MNGDFSVAGAKRTADAIRERIGAAEPEIAIILGSGLGGLADEIENAARVPFSDIPGFPEPTVLGHAGALVAGRLGGRAVIALAGRFHMYEGHPVSLAGFPVRVMHALGAKTLFVSNAAGAIRRDLVPGDLMIIEDHLNLTFANPLTGPVQEGEERFPDMSEPYDARLRAALRAAADKLGVALKEGVYACLPGPSFETRAEVRMLERLGADAVGMSTVPEVIVARANGMRVAGVSCITNAASGTSEFPVLHADVLDVTARSATTFQSLVRSFVTDLPRAK